In the genome of Enterococcus hirae ATCC 9790, one region contains:
- a CDS encoding glycoside hydrolase family 1 protein produces MDTFPQNFLWGAAASAPQTEGAALVDGKSPSTWDKWFEIEPELFYNGTGPENTSNTYYQYKEDVACMKAMNLNSYRTSIAWTRLLPDGKTLNPQAVDFYRAYFQEMLDNGIEPIINLFHFDMPWWLMEKGGWEVRESVDHFAFYAKTAFEAFGDLVKKWATFNESLVHIECGYMGDAHWPKVHDFKRAIQVAYHTLLAHAKAVKEYRRSSFNDGQISIILNLAPVYSKSEEAEDVAAAKWADLFYIRSFLDCAVRGTFPEELVEVLRESDLLPKTETGDKEIFAENTVDFIGCNYYQPLRVQAPQEKKRPITGLRDLFRGYDWPEKRINPHRGWEIYPRGIYDIAMRLKNSYSNIPWYISENGIGVSQEERFNNKENMIDDNYRIDFLFEHLTQLQQAISEGSPCFGYHMWTFADCWSWLNAYKNRYGFYRVDLDNGYKRLPKQSSLWMAQVIAENRLVEPFAQNSSSH; encoded by the coding sequence ATGGATACATTTCCACAAAACTTTCTGTGGGGAGCAGCGGCTTCTGCCCCTCAGACAGAAGGAGCTGCTTTGGTTGATGGCAAGAGCCCATCAACTTGGGATAAGTGGTTTGAAATAGAACCAGAATTGTTTTATAACGGAACAGGACCAGAAAATACCTCTAATACGTATTATCAATACAAAGAAGATGTTGCCTGTATGAAGGCAATGAATTTAAATTCCTATCGGACATCGATTGCTTGGACGCGTCTTTTACCGGATGGCAAGACATTAAATCCGCAAGCTGTTGATTTTTACCGAGCCTATTTTCAGGAAATGCTGGATAATGGCATTGAGCCGATCATCAATTTGTTCCATTTTGATATGCCTTGGTGGCTGATGGAAAAAGGTGGCTGGGAAGTTCGTGAGTCAGTTGATCATTTTGCATTTTACGCAAAGACTGCGTTTGAAGCTTTTGGCGATTTAGTAAAAAAATGGGCGACGTTCAATGAGTCTCTTGTACACATCGAATGTGGGTATATGGGAGATGCACATTGGCCCAAGGTGCATGATTTTAAACGAGCTATACAAGTTGCCTATCACACACTACTAGCGCATGCGAAAGCTGTAAAGGAGTACCGGCGCTCTTCTTTTAATGACGGACAAATTTCTATCATTCTCAATTTAGCACCCGTTTACTCTAAAAGCGAAGAAGCTGAAGACGTGGCTGCTGCAAAGTGGGCAGACCTGTTTTATATTCGCAGCTTTCTGGACTGTGCGGTACGAGGTACTTTTCCAGAAGAGCTGGTAGAGGTATTACGAGAAAGTGATTTGCTTCCTAAAACAGAAACAGGTGATAAAGAAATTTTTGCGGAGAATACAGTAGACTTTATTGGTTGTAATTATTACCAGCCATTACGTGTTCAAGCACCTCAAGAAAAGAAACGACCAATCACAGGACTAAGAGATTTATTCCGAGGTTATGATTGGCCGGAGAAACGAATTAACCCACATCGTGGCTGGGAGATCTATCCGCGGGGAATCTATGATATTGCGATGCGGTTAAAAAACAGTTATAGCAATATCCCTTGGTATATTTCAGAAAACGGGATAGGTGTGTCGCAAGAAGAACGGTTCAACAATAAAGAGAATATGATTGACGACAACTACCGAATTGATTTTTTATTTGAACATTTGACGCAACTGCAGCAGGCAATTTCAGAAGGTTCTCCTTGCTTTGGGTATCATATGTGGACATTTGCTGACTGTTGGAGTTGGTTGAATGCCTATAAAAATAGATATGGTTTTTATCGTGTCGATCTGGACAATGGCTATAAACGGTTACCGAAACAATCAAGTTTATGGATGGCACAGGTAATCGCTGAAAACCGCTTAGTTGAACCGTTTGCTCAAAACTCAAGTAGTCATTAA
- a CDS encoding ABC transporter permease codes for MADALLDVNKEKEKTKWSEIKKKLYKSRQLYAFVIPALVVVAVFSYGPMYGVIIAFKDYIPSLGIFGSPWVGFKHFQRFFDSYYFWDLIKNTLGISIYSLVVGFPLPIILALALNELKDGKFKKFTQTVTYAPNFISVVVVCGMLIAFLTPSTGIINHLLVFLGFERISFMTDPRWFKTIYVLSGVWQGTGWGSVIYLAALSGVDTQLHEAATVDGATRWQRIWYINLPTIIPTIVILLIMNVGSLMSLGYEKILLMQNALNMDSSNVIATFVYKQGLLDAQYSYASAVGLFNAAINAFLLITVNKISRKVSETSLW; via the coding sequence ATGGCTGATGCATTACTTGATGTCAATAAAGAGAAAGAGAAAACAAAATGGTCAGAGATCAAAAAAAAATTATATAAAAGCCGACAGCTGTATGCTTTTGTCATTCCAGCATTGGTGGTGGTTGCTGTTTTTTCTTACGGTCCCATGTACGGCGTGATTATAGCATTCAAGGATTATATCCCATCATTAGGAATTTTTGGAAGTCCTTGGGTAGGATTTAAGCATTTCCAACGTTTTTTTGATTCCTACTATTTCTGGGATCTAATTAAAAACACGTTAGGTATCAGTATATATTCTTTGGTCGTAGGATTTCCGCTACCGATTATTTTAGCATTAGCACTAAATGAGTTGAAAGATGGAAAATTTAAAAAGTTTACGCAGACAGTGACTTATGCACCTAATTTTATTTCAGTCGTTGTCGTATGCGGTATGTTAATTGCTTTTTTGACGCCTTCCACCGGTATTATTAACCATCTATTGGTTTTTCTAGGTTTTGAGCGAATTAGTTTCATGACAGATCCTCGTTGGTTTAAAACGATCTACGTATTATCTGGGGTTTGGCAAGGAACAGGATGGGGTTCAGTGATTTATTTAGCTGCATTATCTGGTGTTGATACACAGCTTCATGAAGCTGCAACTGTTGATGGTGCAACGAGATGGCAAAGAATCTGGTATATCAACCTACCGACTATCATTCCTACTATTGTTATTTTACTGATCATGAATGTGGGGAGTTTGATGTCATTAGGTTATGAAAAAATCCTGTTGATGCAAAATGCGTTGAATATGGATTCTTCAAATGTGATTGCCACGTTTGTTTACAAACAAGGGTTGCTTGATGCACAGTACAGCTATGCATCAGCTGTCGGACTGTTCAATGCAGCAATCAACGCATTTTTATTGATCACAGTAAATAAAATTTCGCGTAAAGTCAGCGAAACAAGTTTATGGTAA
- a CDS encoding carbohydrate ABC transporter permease, translating into MMYSKAIRSSKGDKFFMFLIYLFIAIALLLVIYPLIYVISASISSPTSVNSGEMWLLPKKITWDGYKTIFTYKSIWQGYRNTIYYTLLGTFINLLCTLPCAYALGRAEFYGKNLFMKFLMVPMFISGGLVPTYLLIKNLGMNDSIWALVIPGAVSVYNIAITRTFFQSTIPREMEEAALIDGCSDFQIFMKIVLPLSMPIIAVMGLFCGVAHWNSYFSALIYLTNKSMYSLQLILREILVNQDLTKGTTEMTAAVAEVAYSKQQLAQVIKYGVMIVSTLPIIMIYPFLQKYFVKGVMVGSLKG; encoded by the coding sequence ATAATGTATTCAAAAGCGATCCGATCATCGAAAGGTGACAAATTTTTCATGTTTCTCATCTACTTGTTTATTGCCATTGCCCTTTTGTTGGTTATTTATCCATTGATTTATGTTATAAGCGCATCTATATCTAGTCCGACCTCCGTCAATTCTGGAGAAATGTGGTTATTGCCAAAAAAGATCACTTGGGATGGTTACAAAACGATTTTTACGTATAAAAGTATCTGGCAAGGTTACCGGAACACGATTTATTACACATTACTAGGAACATTTATCAATTTATTATGTACACTTCCTTGTGCATATGCTCTAGGAAGAGCAGAATTTTATGGGAAAAATCTATTTATGAAGTTTTTGATGGTTCCTATGTTTATCAGTGGCGGTTTGGTACCTACTTATTTATTGATTAAAAATCTAGGGATGAATGATTCGATTTGGGCGTTAGTTATTCCAGGGGCCGTTTCAGTTTATAATATTGCAATTACACGTACTTTCTTTCAATCCACCATTCCTAGAGAAATGGAGGAAGCGGCATTGATTGATGGATGTTCTGACTTTCAGATATTTATGAAGATTGTTTTACCTTTATCAATGCCAATTATTGCAGTAATGGGACTATTTTGCGGAGTGGCCCATTGGAATAGTTATTTTAGTGCGTTAATCTATTTAACAAACAAATCAATGTATTCGCTTCAATTAATCCTGCGAGAGATTTTAGTGAATCAAGATTTAACAAAAGGAACAACAGAGATGACAGCAGCGGTAGCAGAAGTAGCTTATAGTAAACAACAGCTTGCACAAGTCATTAAATATGGAGTAATGATCGTTTCGACATTACCAATCATTATGATCTATCCGTTTTTACAAAAGTACTTTGTTAAAGGTGTCATGGTTGGTTCTTTGAAAGGCTAA
- a CDS encoding extracellular solute-binding protein has product MKKCYLVIASLVLTTTLLGACGNKGNTAGKEETIAVEKTGMPIVKEKINMTMMAPGGEAEWDELASAKALAELTGINFDYITPPSTDFEAKLNLAFASGELPDVIFGAGSGLSNAKQSDYGSQGILIALEDLIDDYEPNLKKILDENPEFKKSITAPDGHIYSLPRLYPEDTSSPLYISPLWYNGEWLEKLGVTELPKNTDELYKLLKRFKEEDPNGNGKQDEIPLSDGNKLAIIRTWLLPAFGMKSLGIEEVNGKVRYAAASANYKEYLTYMNKLYSEGLLDPEVFSQSEEKYQGNTQTDKVGLFGAYASYMATGKMPEDSLSDPMFSPVTSSIQNTPLAPGHPRVTTGTFAITNKCKSPEAAMRWADYLYTEEGQDLMTKGPEGAFWKYETNDSGEKVRVYTGENKQKMEEDRGKIAMDYGLVVPGLEDDYAQSVLANVNDPDPSVWTEFRMKEINEKIMPNTEVPFPIVYMTKDEADQIAINATDIRTYVEQMEAKFITGVESLAKWDEYVSTLKSMGLNDFVSTYQNAYDRWAKTE; this is encoded by the coding sequence ATGAAAAAATGTTATTTAGTAATTGCATCATTAGTGTTGACAACAACTCTTTTGGGTGCTTGTGGGAACAAGGGAAATACTGCTGGAAAAGAAGAAACTATTGCCGTTGAAAAAACCGGAATGCCAATCGTCAAAGAAAAAATCAACATGACGATGATGGCTCCTGGTGGAGAAGCAGAATGGGATGAGTTAGCTTCGGCTAAAGCGTTAGCGGAATTAACTGGAATCAATTTTGATTATATTACTCCGCCAAGTACAGATTTTGAAGCGAAATTGAATTTGGCTTTTGCTTCTGGTGAGTTACCTGATGTTATTTTTGGTGCAGGAAGTGGTCTTTCAAATGCCAAACAATCAGATTATGGATCACAAGGAATTTTAATTGCCTTGGAGGATTTGATTGATGACTATGAGCCAAATTTAAAGAAAATCCTTGATGAGAACCCAGAGTTCAAAAAATCAATTACTGCACCAGATGGTCACATTTATTCTTTACCACGATTATATCCAGAAGATACCTCTAGCCCTCTTTATATCTCACCTTTATGGTATAACGGCGAGTGGCTAGAAAAATTAGGGGTAACCGAATTGCCAAAAAACACGGATGAGTTATATAAATTGTTGAAGCGATTCAAAGAAGAAGACCCCAACGGTAATGGCAAACAAGATGAGATTCCGTTATCAGACGGCAACAAGTTGGCCATTATTCGTACGTGGTTGCTACCTGCTTTTGGTATGAAATCTCTAGGAATCGAAGAAGTTAACGGAAAAGTGCGTTATGCTGCTGCATCGGCTAACTATAAGGAATATTTAACGTATATGAATAAACTTTATTCTGAAGGATTGCTGGACCCAGAAGTCTTCTCGCAGTCAGAAGAAAAGTATCAAGGAAACACACAAACAGATAAAGTCGGTTTATTTGGCGCGTATGCTTCATACATGGCTACTGGTAAAATGCCTGAGGATTCTTTATCAGATCCAATGTTTTCACCAGTTACTTCAAGTATTCAAAATACACCTTTAGCACCGGGTCATCCTCGTGTAACAACTGGAACGTTTGCGATTACCAATAAATGTAAAAGTCCAGAGGCAGCAATGCGATGGGCGGACTATCTTTACACAGAAGAAGGCCAAGATTTAATGACAAAAGGTCCAGAAGGGGCATTTTGGAAATATGAAACAAACGATTCTGGAGAAAAAGTTCGGGTATATACAGGTGAAAATAAACAAAAGATGGAAGAAGACCGTGGGAAAATTGCAATGGATTATGGCTTAGTCGTACCGGGATTAGAAGACGATTATGCCCAAAGTGTTTTAGCTAATGTCAACGATCCTGATCCTAGTGTATGGACGGAATTTCGCATGAAAGAAATCAATGAGAAAATCATGCCCAATACCGAGGTACCTTTCCCAATTGTTTATATGACGAAAGATGAAGCAGATCAAATTGCGATCAACGCGACGGACATTCGGACTTATGTAGAGCAAATGGAAGCTAAATTTATTACAGGTGTGGAAAGTTTGGCTAAATGGGATGAATATGTCAGTACATTAAAATCAATGGGATTAAATGACTTTGTCAGCACTTATCAAAATGCATATGATCGTTGGGCTAAAACCGAATAA